One window from the genome of Cryptomeria japonica chromosome 6, Sugi_1.0, whole genome shotgun sequence encodes:
- the LOC131063516 gene encoding uncharacterized protein LOC131063516: MDDEDGRQDGEPQHGDPPPDRKNNEDSSKSGLEIFNTDLEKTTEVKALKPWNCLFENKPTGKSSFPSVEDISDRKIGKFAIAIPDVVIHHSISLMAFSLAGKFVGPRPNIEDVRSSVKKKWRLKGQVDVLALSRGFFVFSFSCGEDLEMILSGGPWMFGKSLLSLRKWSPNIELNDSFFESALVWVRLPSLPLEF, encoded by the coding sequence atggatgatgaggatggtcgaCAGGATGGGGAACCACAGCATGGGGACCCTCCTCCTGACCGTAAAAATAATGAAGATTCTTCAAAATCAGGTCTCGAGATCTTTAACACTGACTTGGAAAAGACGACAGAGGTGAAGGCTCTTAAACCCTGGAACTGTCTTTTTGAAAACAAACCCACTGGTAAATCATCCTTCCCCTCTGTGGAAGACATTTCTGATAGAAAAATAGGCAAATTTGCTATTGCAATACCAGATGTGGTTATACATCATAGTATATCTCTAATGGCTTTCTCTCTAGCgggaaaatttgttggaccaagacccaatattgaggatgttaggtcttctGTTAAGAAAAAATGGAggctgaaaggacaggttgatgttttAGCCCTGTCAAGGggattttttgttttctccttctcttgtggggaagatttggaaatgATCTTGAGTGGAGGACCATGGATGTTTGGGAAATCTTTGCTATCCTTaaggaaatggtctccaaatatagaactcaatgactcttttttTGAATCTGCTCTAGTTTGGGTGAGGCTGCCTAGTTTGCCGCTTGAATTCTag